The following proteins come from a genomic window of Candidatus Krumholzibacteriia bacterium:
- the recO gene encoding DNA repair protein RecO has product MLAADRGLVLRVFPLRETSAIVSVLGRSHGRLRLVGRGVRAPKSRAGASLESGNEVDFVFTLRPGRDLGNLREVTLVRPWIGALGRLEPMAVAWAALEILERVLPEGAPEEGILDEVLAFLAALQGSSDRAAAVLRFYGFELALLDRLGHAPELGACRLCAGPPSTGGELDAAEGIWVCSRCQPHSPRRLPLPPAAHELLLRLEADPEVAGLTSTTVEARRQVGRILHHLLALHLERYRYPRALGLLKKVDASVDTSPPEAEVE; this is encoded by the coding sequence ATGCTGGCGGCTGATCGTGGCCTGGTCCTTCGGGTCTTTCCGCTGCGGGAAACGAGCGCCATCGTCAGCGTCCTCGGACGCAGCCATGGGCGCCTCCGCCTGGTGGGTCGGGGAGTGCGCGCTCCGAAGAGCCGTGCCGGGGCCAGTCTCGAGTCGGGGAACGAGGTCGACTTCGTCTTCACCCTCCGACCCGGGCGAGACCTGGGGAACCTGCGCGAGGTGACCCTCGTCCGGCCTTGGATCGGGGCACTCGGCCGGCTGGAGCCGATGGCGGTGGCCTGGGCTGCCCTCGAGATCCTGGAGCGCGTGTTGCCCGAAGGAGCCCCGGAAGAGGGCATCCTGGACGAGGTCCTGGCTTTCTTGGCCGCCTTACAGGGGAGCTCCGATCGCGCCGCGGCGGTGCTCCGCTTCTACGGCTTCGAGCTCGCTCTCCTCGACCGGCTGGGCCACGCTCCCGAGCTCGGGGCTTGCCGTCTCTGCGCCGGCCCGCCCTCCACGGGCGGCGAGCTCGATGCGGCGGAGGGAATCTGGGTTTGCTCCCGGTGCCAGCCGCACAGCCCCCGACGGTTGCCCCTGCCACCAGCGGCGCACGAGCTGCTCTTGCGACTGGAAGCGGACCCCGAGGTTGCCGGGTTGACCTCCACCACCGTCGAGGCCAGGCGGCAAGTCGGGCGTATCCTTCACCATTTGCTGGCGCTGCACCTTGAGAGGTACCGCTATCCACGCGCTCTCGGACTGCTCAAAAAAGTGGACGCCAGCGTGGACACTTCTCCACCAGAAGCCGAAGTCGAATGA